Genomic DNA from Schistocerca gregaria isolate iqSchGreg1 chromosome 4, iqSchGreg1.2, whole genome shotgun sequence:
agccgataagagatacaaaaaacaaccgaaaatttaagctcctagctttcggaataaatgttccttcatcagggaggagagaggggaaagaaagggaagaagggaaagtggatttagttactcacaacccaggttatgaagcaacagggaaaggaaaacagggaaggtagcaaggatggaggcatggttgtcagagggaagccaaagatctttggcttccctctgacaaccatgcctccatccttgctaccttccctgttttcctttccctgttgcttcataacctgggttgtgagtaactaaatccactttcccttcttccctttctttcccctctctcctccctgatgaaggaacatttattccgaaagctaggagcttaaattttcggttgttttttgtgtctctatcggctgtactgagctgaggtaagtactggccagcccctctatctctttgttagtaaaaatTTGAGGAATGATAGGTCACACaaaggtaataattttttttattaaggaaCATATAGTTTTGAATGGGTCCTTAACATTATGATAATGAATAATGGCAATTTTACAAGAATTACAATTTAGTTTTATTAGGCATGTTCTGACAGTAATTTACATGATGGTTCTAACAATCCCCTCTACGTCTCAATACATGCTGCATACCTTTGAATCACTGCCCATCCAACTTCTGAGAGCTTGTCAGGACTCTGTCAGATTTGGTGGAATACTTCAGGGATTTGGGCGATCATTTCAGCTCTAGTGGCAATTGGAGTAATGTTAACTATAGTCTTGACATGTTCCCAAAGATCAAGATGGTCAAATCAGGCAGGCCATCTGGCAACACATGTGCCTGTGCACCTACAGTGAAGTGAGCTTAtgctccatcatgctggaaccatTGGCCTCTGCACCAGCAAGCGGTAAATTGTTCAGCAGTTACAGAAACgtgttctgcaagaaatataagtaaGATGCTCCAGTTACCCTCAGTAGCAGTTTCACGGGTCACAGAACATTATTATCCACAATTCCTGTCCATCAGCTTACAGAGAACCTTAGCCAGTGGGGTTTAATAGCAACTCTATGTGGATGCTTATAGTCTCAGATGTGGCTGTTCTTGCTGTTAAAATACCTGTCACTTTACCAGCGCAATAAAACCTAAATTCAGGAACAGTAAAATACATGACACTGAAGATATATATTGGCCACggcatcttggtagatgattgttgcagtgtgtgtgtgtgtgtttatgggttgcattttttcatgttgttgttgttgttgtggtcttcagtcctgagactggtttgatgcagctctccatgctactctatcctgtgcaagcttcttcatctcccagtacttgctgcaacctacatccttctgaatctgcttagtgtattcatctcttggtctccctctacgatttttaccctccacgctgccctccaatgctaaatttgtgatcccttgatgcctcaaaacatgtcctaccaaccggtcccttctttttgtcaagttgtgccacaaactcctcttctccccaattctattcaatacctcctcattagttatgtgatctacccatctaatcttcagcattcttctgtagcaccacatttcgaaagcttctattctcttcttgtccaaactagttattgtccacgattcacttccatacatggctacactccatacaaatactttcagaaacgacttcttgaccatTTTTTCATATGGCTTGTCAatccaatggcagcacggcatcccTTGCCGTAATTgacacaagtgtatctggctgctgaggcaggagcagtggtagcatcgcgaagctttttctgccttaatctgtctaacaagccttcatcatgcttcgacattccagatgatatatcatcacgccactctggtctcatgctagcccatgcctcccatctgtttgtcgattccaaagctctccatatctcatTTACAGGAAcacttgaacctcaatacaggatgtcctacaggtcttttggctacagaggtctctccaagcatcacctcacgtggtaatctgtcaggacccatacggtggacgtgtcccatccagcggagtcgtctctgcttcaagatagctgaaatactgttgcagttagctTTAGATAGCACTGCTTAGTTGGTCgctcggtccttccacgttactccgaggatggatctcagacaccgcatgtggaaagcattaaggtgACGTTCTTGTTGggcataggtagtccatgtttctgatgcatacaaaaggatgctgagggTGCAAGTTTGATATACAcgaattttggtggtcaaagagagtttgttgtttttccaaacacgtgtagagagtttgccaaaagttttcacagctcttccaatgcgagagcatcaatttccttgtcaacagatGTTTGATTCTGtagtagatccaagatagcagaagttatctatgacttgcagagtagtgccatctaCTGTGATATTCAGCTTTGTGTTAGCACCCTGAACTATAATtacggtcttactgctgtttacactcattgagaataggtggcatgcgtgactaaatcttgatactagctcttgcatctcttctgcggagttcgcaacaattgcagcatcatcagcatacaggagtTCACGAGCAACTATCTTGTAGCGCTTTGTCTTACTCTTTAGAAGACTGACATTGAGAAGCCTTCCATCTTTCCTAATATGCCGATGTACTCCAACATTGCAATTCTCAAAAGCCACTTGACGTAGACCTGAGAGGAAAATTCCAAAAAGTCTAGGTGCCAACACACAGCCTTGTCTTATGCCACAGTTCATGTGTACTGCCATCGAAGATATAATGTTACAATAATACAAGCTGAATGCAGCACTGATAACATGCAAACCATTGAAGGGCAGTATTACAACATAAGCTGAATGACAGGACTGGTATGACTCCACAGAATCACAATGGCATTAGGAGCTGTGCAGTAGGCCATCAGGTGGAGTGCACATCCTAACCATGCACATAACGTGTAAATAGTGGACCAAAGTGTATGTTTCTTAATGAAAAAGGATCATTTTTATGGGGTATCTCATCCCTGAAACGCGCTGTACATGTGTATATTAACAGATAAACAACACGGAGTTTAGTGAGTTTATGGgtttttattcattttgtgttaTCTTTTAGAGATCTCTGGGTGGTGAAGTGGAGACATGTAATTTGGGGCTAGTGCCAGACACAAGGTAAAACCAGAAAATGGGCAAAAAGCAATGTCCAGAAGACTTGTCGTCAATCACAGGGGAAAAGAACATTAACAAATATCATGGcaactatttttttattacagcaGAATTAAGTTTTTGTATAATTACATGAATGTATTACATGAGACGAGGTTGATGTATTTTACTAATATTATATTTATTCAGTTTATTACATTTATTCAAAACATTAAGTATgaatgtttttatattattttgacattAATAAAATTCATAATATTCTATAGTAAAAATATCACTGGTGATTATTATATTTAACATTTTGTGGAATGTAACCTGATCATTCATAATGCAGACTGAAACTGAGTTCTTATGTTCCTTGCATATACACTGTGTATGTCTCAATTCTAACACCAATATTGTTCCTTTACCTGGTACACCTTCATGAATCCCAATTCTTCATTGAGATTAACTCCCTGAGGCAGTGCTGAAATACTCCAGAAATCTATGTTTCATTATTATACTCATTAAAACCAAATACACTATTAAGGTATGCTGCAAAAATACCAGCATTTCCACGAGGAAAAGGTTTTAACTTGTCTAAGTTCACATTTTCTAACACACTTTTCAGATTTTCACATGTGCTGTAATATAAATGTTCATCAGCATGTAGCTGTTTTGCAAGTTCAAGTTGATGATTACCCATCAGCTGTTGATTTATAACCACTACAAGTGGCTTACCAGCTTCAAGTATCTCAAGACAGCTACCAGCTCCAGCatgacttataactaaatctgcatTCATTATATCTGCAAGCAAACTATCCCTAAACCGAAAATACTCAACAGAAATTCCTTCTTGAGTGCTGATGTTTGAAACCATAGCTCCATTTCCAATCTGAATGCACATATCAGTGAAACCTCTTGACCTGAGAACCTGAAAAGGCAATGACATCAATATGAACACTGGTGTATTTGTCACATCTATTAATACTCTTTTTCTGGATGAATGAGAGAAAACTGTGATTGAAGAAATGTCTAATTATAGGTGCTTTGTTTATAGGCTggcatatttattttttatgttgtgtaATTCCATTAAGCAAGGACAGATGTAAAGTAAGTAATTACCCTCCAAGATAAAATTTAtcttttcttatttcttattttaaTTACTCTGGCAGGATGGAGCAAAGACCACCATattgtaaaaattattttcataatcaGACATGCACATGTGAAACATAAAAAGCTTGATGCAAAAGAATTCATTTCTTTGTGGAAAGTTAACCGATGGAATATTTTATCAGCCTTCATTCTAATTTTCTATTCCCACAATTTTCTTCCCTGAATACTTTGTCAGTTTTAAGATGCAATGTGAGAAAGTGATATGATATGTTACTCATTTGAAACTGTATCTAACACTGCTTGAAACATAAGAATTTTAGTACACACAGCAAAGGAATCAAACAGTAATAAAAAGAAATGTTAACTGCAGAAAGTGCCGAGGCCTCTCGCTAAGAACTATTAGGAAATCTCCGGCaaagcaagaaagaagaaacaaaccaGAACatccaaagaaaggaaaaaaaatagcatTCAGCATCTCATTTACGAATTCATTACACAACACATTCTTGAACTGGTCACAAATGGGGAAGGCAACTGCCCAGGCTCTTCTCAAAGAATCAATCTGGCATTCGACCTAAATGGCGGAACCACAGGAGCCCGAACATGAGAGACTAGTTGGTGATATAAACTCGGCTCCTTCTCGGAACGGGAGTACAGTGTCTGTTGCCTTCCCTATTTTGTTTAGTCCAGACATCCAAAGAGAACTTGATGGTACACTATCGGTTGTAATATAACAAGCAAAGTTGGTCTGTCATAATACAGTACTCACAGATATGCAACATATTTTAGCTAGAAATGATAGATGGGTACTCACATACATTTgttgaaaaaatacaaattttattagaATCACAaaagaaagttttaaaatttaatgaATACAGGGAAACTGAAACAAGAAGTTAAACATTTGAAGTAATGTACAAGGACAAACATAAGGTGTTTAATAGAAGGTGAAAATGGTCTACCCAGAATTAAAACTCTATACCATATGTTTCAGAACAAATGTGTAATATTGTGGAATTGATAAAGCTGGCCACTGTGAACGGGAAGTGTAATCAATATATATGTCGTAATTCGAGGGGGTCAAAAAGTATTGTCTCCTACTTTATGATGTGGTGTTGATAGGTCGTATCGACCTCGATTAATACCACCTATGGACACTCATTGCTCTGCCGAGCCTCCATGTTAGTTTTTTGAGTTCTGTTCTGTATCGCAAGCTGTGTACACATATGACTTACTGCGAAATATatctctatgtggaatttaatggggaAAGTTGTTGCATTCAACCGATAACCGTATCCCattcccatactggtgaccccaAAAATTCTACGTCTTCCGCGCTGGGTGTTGTAAATCAACAGGTTATGCACATGACCATGGCAACCTCACCCAACGCTTTGTTCGGACATTTGGAAGCACAACAATGATCGCCGCCGGACATCTTCATTCCTTCGCCAATGACCAGTTCTACATTAATTCACAGTGATTCGCGATCTCCAGCCATGTTAACTTCAAACTTTGTCGCTAGACAACGGTAGAGTGCTATGCTGCTAAAACAAACAGTGGACTCGGGTTTTGTGTTGCTGGACTGTGCTCGCCAACGTGTGAAGTGAATAATATTCAAAACTGTGTACCTACTGATTGATTGTATAATGCTCAAAGTGATCTACATTCGCACACATACTTTGACTCTCAGCGGACTGCAACAACAGTTACTGTCGTGCCATGTGCAGCACCGCCATTATTGCAAAATGCACCTGGCCACTATCAACCGTGAACTGTTCTGGTTTTGCCTGATTGGCAAACTAATCAAGAACATTTTAGTGCACACAATTCTCCATGCTCACTTAAGAACTCAAACTTTGGTCATACGAGTTACCAACACCCCCGCCCCTCCCACTCGCAGGGGGCCCCGGTTTTGGTCGCTCAGCTGCTCGCCTCTCCTACAGCACAGCCTGAGTCTGCCCCGCCGGCCTTCCGCGTTATGTCTGGGGTGggtcaattcaattcagtacctgtaATCTCCGGTCCAGTTTATGGGGCCCCCGCACGTATTGTGCAACCACTCGTTCCCACGGTACTGACCGTGCCAGCTACAGTGGTGTTTTCACAACACGTCAAGGACAATGCAGCCCGCTGTTGCTATGGACGTGCTTGCCAGTAACACACCTATGCCTACTGTGGCAGTCTGCTGTGTGGCCTCTCCTACCACGGACCAGCCGGTTTACCAAGGGACACCGAAGCCACCTTCGACCCCTCCCCCTGGTCGTCTGCTGAAGCTGCATCCTTTATATGAGGACAACCCTGTATCATAGTTTGCGCTTGTTGAGCATCTTTATGAGTTGCATCATGTGTCTGACGACAACTCTAAATTCCTGTGTCTTGTCATGCAGCTCTATGATCACTCAGACTTAATTTACAATCTACTCCTCTTGTCACCGCCTCCACTGAAGTACGAGTTCACGAAGAAAACGATCATGGACTGACTCGCCTGCTCACCACAAGAATTAATCATCAAGATCTTGTACGAGGAACACCTGGGGGACtgaactccatcacaactctgACGCTGCCTTCGGTTGCTCGTGAGTGAGCATACAATGCCAGACGTCACTCTGTAGGAGGTATGATCCACCAAATTGCGTACCGATCTAAGATTCACCTGCTACCACACTCCTTTGAGTGAATCAGCTCTTGTATCTGCATCACAGACTAGCTGTATACATTGCTACGTCAACACCAATCAGCTCACCACTCGCCACTGGTCGCCACAACTGCTCCTGTTTACCGGCTGTCTGCTGGCAGAGGCAGAGCTCACTCCACATCCATGCTTTCTACACCCCCTGGCAGTATCCGCTCGTTCTCTCAACCATTCGAACATTCCAGGATCGCCCATGCACCATATGTGCTGGTATACAAGCCAGAACAAATCGATGAGGACAAGTCTCCTCCACTGCcacagtcaccaccaccaccacatctggcTCATCCGTACTGCTGGTACCACGAGGTTTTTGGCGATAATGCTAAGAAGTGTTGGTTACCTTGCCAAGCCGATCGCAGGACCTCACAGGCATTCCCATACGTTGCGCTCTGTCCACTCGTTTGCCTGGCTGAGCGGTCGTTTATACGTGACTGACATTTCATCACGGTTTGTTTTCCTAGTCGACACTGGTGCTGACGTGTCTATCACACTAATGTCGATGGCTCCCCCTGTCTTttcaccgacaaggtaacttctgCAAGCTGTCAATACATCAACATTGCAAACCTCAGGCTCTGTCAAAGTTATGGTGCACCTATCTCCTCCTCTGTGTTTTCCATGGACTTTCTACATTGCTGACATCGATGAATCAATTCTCGGTATGGTTTTTTTGTCCCAGTACAAACTCTCTCCAAACGTGGTTCAGGGCTTGGTGCTACACCATCCCACTAACCCTCAGATACTGTGCTGCTGCCGCACTTATGTTCCACGTTATATTTCTCTCGCAACATGTGAGTCAGTACGCAAGTGCTCCACCCTCGTGGGTGACATTGTTACCTGCATCACGAACCTACTGTCAGAATACAACTTGGCGGCACAACTCTGCCGGGAAAACGGCGGGCTAAAACAACGAATAGCACAAATTTACAAGTTCAGTGTGGCTCGTACCTCGCTTAACCTTGTTTCTCCAGCAGACACCAGCTCAGACACTCAGCAGGGTAGGCCAAAAACATTAATTGCGTGTGACGACTCGTATCCGGTAGACACGCACCCTCGGTGCGCTCGCCACGTTCAGAgccatgtgtttcaaacagtgcttctaatgGCAGTCGCGTGTACGATATGCCCACGCCCACCATGCAGGCAGCTGCCCCGCATGTTAATAAACATCCCCCCTCTCTCGCGTGCCAACCATGTGACTCGGCAGCCATTGCTGTTCCCTGCTCGGCGCGGGTTCCCTGATCGACGCCCGCGCCGTTTACTCAAGATCTCTGCGCTGGTTACTCAAGCCAAGGCCGACAACAGACAGTCGCTGCATGTCCCGACCCGCTCCATGCTGTGCGCAGCTGACCTC
This window encodes:
- the LOC126365767 gene encoding UDP-N-acetylglucosamine transferase subunit ALG13 homolog isoform X1, with protein sequence MTTSIHGSSSDIVYTNDEPNSGQTLDTKKSNGLQVARTLIFWVLRSRGFTDMCIQIGNGAMVSNISTQEGISVEYFRFRDSLLADIMNADLVISHAGAGSCLEILEAGKPLVVVINQQLMGNHQLELAKQLHADEHLYYSTCENLKSVLENVNLDKLKPFPRGNAGIFAAYLNSVFGFNEYNNET
- the LOC126365767 gene encoding UDP-N-acetylglucosamine transferase subunit ALG13 homolog isoform X2, producing MVQKRVFVTVGTTKFDHLVKVVCSEEVLRVLRSRGFTDMCIQIGNGAMVSNISTQEGISVEYFRFRDSLLADIMNADLVISHAGAGSCLEILEAGKPLVVVINQQLMGNHQLELAKQLHADEHLYYSTCENLKSVLENVNLDKLKPFPRGNAGIFAAYLNSVFGFNEYNNET